The Brachypodium distachyon strain Bd21 chromosome 4, Brachypodium_distachyon_v3.0, whole genome shotgun sequence nucleotide sequence ACTTTTGTAAACATTATTTGAAATAAACTTACATGAAAAATGTTTCTTTCTGTAACACAGGTTATACAGAAATATACAGTAACCATATTTAAGACCGTTGGTATGGTTATGAGTAAGAGTTATATGTATGTATCCTGATTTTTACCACAACTTTCTTGTCTACTGAAATACTAATCTAATTAGCTGCTTTTCTTACACCCTGAAAGTAGCAATGGATAATGACCAATTCACCAGCTTACCATTAGGCATCAGCTATTAAACATGAAGAGTTTTGTTGTTCCCTACGACAAAGTCTTCTGGTGATTTCATTTTAGTTACCTTGAAGTCCGACCAATGCACCTATACCCTTCATAAATTCTGTGCTTGCACTTTCTACAATTCTTAGTGCACAATATAAtaagattttttatttacatTAAACAGGATATGGAGGATTTTCTTACTTGATGGAGCCACTTTGGTGGATAGGCATGATTTCAAGTAAGACTTTCATTCAATTTAACAGTACCGCTGTTTACTTTTTATAATCTCTTGATCCTTTCTTTGCTTTATCCACACATATGCGCAGTATTTCTACAAATGGATATTGCTGGTGATGTCCCTTCTTAGATATAGCATGTTATGTTTGATCATTTTCTCACTTCTATTTCTTATATTGTTAAATGTCCTTCTGATCAAGTGACCATGATGAGATTTTTCACGGCTGTCACCCTGTCACCTCACGTTAGGCTTGATACACATTTACCAAAGGAAGCTTGTacatgaagaagatgattacATGTCAAGAGTTGAGATTTATGTTGGTAGTGTATGTTAGGACAAACTAACAAACTGTAATTGCTAAAGAAGTGAGGTTAGcgaaaaaacatttttttataggGTTGACCAGATGTTATAGAAGGATATTTAGATCAATTTGGGCCATGAAAAATAGCAGGAGAGAGCAAATGAATTTCTTTCATCTGAATGTGATACTTCAATATGAGCATCCCTTACTTCTGTTTGTCATTAGGAAATATAGGTCCAATTATTTCCAATTATTTCTTGAATCTATTTTGTCTCCAAAATGCCGTGTCAAAATTTATTGATTGGAAGTGGACAAAGTTTGACTCCTGAATTTTACAAGTTTTCTAAGTTCGTCTTTGATGCTAGCAAAGTTTCTCCCTCGTTATTTCTAGGAAAATATGTTAGTAATGCTTTTCAAAGGATAAAAACTTGACTTGTGTTCACTCACATTGTCTCCTATGAACAGTGATCGTGGGGGAAATTGCTAATTTTGCTGCTTATGCATTTGCTCCTGCTATTCTTGTCACTCCTCTTGGCGCCCTCAGTATAATCATCAGGTACAGTCATAATAATTCCATGGTAAACTCTTAAGCAGTTTTCTTTATCTTGATATTTAGTAAACTAAAATCACATAAACTCTTAAGCAGTTTTCTTTATCTTGATATTTATTAAACTAAAATCACAGTCCATTCTAAATGTCTGCAGTGCTGCACTTGCTCATTCCATTCTACAGGAGAAACTGCACACCTTTGGTATACTTGGTTGTATTCTGTGTGTAGTTGGATCAATCACAATTGCACTCCATGCTCCACAGGAGCGTGATATAGATTCCGTAAGGGAAGTTTGGGATCTTGCAACTGAACCAGGTAATTACTACTGAAACTTAGTGATCATCATTagctttatttctttttcatctGCCAGATTGATTCAttgttgttttccttgttCTCTCAGCATTTCTTACATATGCTGCTATAGTAGTTGTAGCAGCTTTGGTGCTTATATATTTCGTTGTACCTCAACATGGACAAACAAACATCATGGTGTACATTGGAGTCTGTTCTCTTCTAGGATCTCTCACTGTATGCCTCTCCAAAGAGATAACTTTCGGCTCTAGCAATTCATTTTGACATTTCTCTACTACTATTTTAAGCAAGTCCCATCTTCCATCTGATAGTGAGAATCTAACAGGTTATGAGCGTAAAAGCTCTTGGAATCGCACTGAAGTTAACATTCTCAGGAGTGAACCAATTATTCTATCCTCAGACCTGGGCTTTTGCTCTAATTGTAGCCACTTGTGTAAGCACACAGCTTAACTATCTAAACAAGGTAaatgttttgatttttgtgtTATTACTTTTGGTGCCTTAGAGTTGTGCATTGGTAAATCAATCTGGATAGGAAACATGGAGGGAACAAAAGTGTTTCCTGTTTTCTGTTACATGCAGACTGAACAGTCCATGATAAGCATGTCGGTCACCACATCACCCAAGAGACTATGGATTACTGTTTCCAGTCTTTCTCAATAACGATTTCGCATGCAACTTTTGTGCCAAAGGGTGCCACAGTAATATCAGCACTTCATCACCTCACATTTTCCTGTCATATGGAAGTCTCATTGGCTCATAAAGTAGAATAATCGAAACTAGATGTATCATTTGATCCTCATAAAGAAATTGACATATTACCTTTCGGATGTGATTTCCCTAAATATGTACTGAAGTTGTTAGCACAAGAGACAACTTGTGTAATGCATATAATATTATGGGTCCTTGCAATCTTCGTTAGTGTTTACGAGGTGAAGGGAGCATACACAGCTTTTCAGCATTATATGTTTCTCAAGTGCCATTTGTGGTTCTTTCTATTAAGCTAGGCCTTCCATAAAGCCAATTGTGTGTTTTTGTTAACAAcaacatatatttttcatctgTAAATTGCAGGCACTGGACACGTTTAATACAGCAGTTGTGTCACCAATATATTACGTGATGTTTACTTCACTAACAATAATAGCCAGTGTGATAATGTTCAAGGTAACATTTTGCATTGTTTTCATGATGAATAATGTACACCCATTGTCAACTGAACTTCCTTAGTGCAACAATGTTATCAACATTGCTACTGGCTTGCTGTGATTCTATCTTTATGTCTTGTTCTGCTATTAATTTGTGTTCACTGTCTATCTGGAGGTTTACAAGAAAATAGCTCTGACGATATAACTGCAGTTTAGGATAATGGCCTTCCTGATTGCAAGGCACATGACCCTTCGTAATCTGGACCGTTATGACATTTAACTGTGCATACTATATGAAAGTTGAATCCTGCAAGTTCTATTTGCTTACTCATTTACTGAGCAATGCTGCTGTAATTATTATAGATGCATCACAGTCTGTGCCTATCTTTGTCAATGTACCTTATTTGTTCTTTGTGCTGTTACTTTCGAGAAGAAAAATGCCTAAAACATGCAAGGTAAACCTTTTTGACATGCAGGATTGGGATCGGCAAAATccaacacaaattgccactgagatgtgtggttttgtgacCATCCTGTCTGGAACATTTCTCCTTCACAAGACAAAGGACATGAATGATAGTATGTCATGAGTTTAGCCATTTTCTGCATCTTCATTAGAAACACAATCTCATTATGTCTAATGGGATTTTGTCCTAAATAGGTACCGGGCCAACTTTGTCCACAAGACGCGCAAAGCGTGCTAGTCAGGGTGGGTTCGCTATCGAGGTTCTTCCATTAAAATATCAAGATTCTGTGGATGATGAGACCTTGCCATTGTCACTTCCCAAGGCTGAAAATCACTACCTGATGGAAGAGTTTCCTCCTAGATACAAAGACTTGAATATGGCCTGATAAATAGTCCTTCTTGCAATGTTGCCGCACACAGTATCAGACAGGGGATTGGTTGATGAGGAACTAAAGGAGTTCAAGGCTTTAACCCATCTATGCTGTTGGATAGAATGTGGTTATGGGAATTATAAGTTCATATTATTCTTGCCCCTTTCTGGATGATGGTTACATCGCTTACAAAGAGCCATATTCAAGTCACTTAAGGAGTTCAAGGCTTTAACCCATCTATGATCTGAACCATCAGGCCACTTAAGTGACTGGTATTCAGGAATAGCAGTTCTGGAAAACTGGATGAAGTGGACACACAATGGCATCATTgctacacttttttttttgaagttttAGTCAGTCATGCAGTTACGCTGCAATATTTGAGCTCATCTGATTTTCTAGGAAGGCCGGTGTTTTATAGAAACATGAAaagcttcattttttttacatgtacCTACCTCATAAATTGCTGCCCAATTAGGTGGCCGGTAACTGTTGTCTGTGTAAGTATCAATTCATACTGTTTTGTAAACAGTTGATGAACTGAATTCTCATGTCATTGTAAATATTTGTTGATGATTGTTGCTGTCTCAATATGCTAATTTTTGTTATCCTTGATTTAAAAATTGCAATTCGCTGGGAAATTGAATTTGACTAAATCAACCAACAACCGTGCATGATGatttacaagtttttttttcagtgcaTGCGTTTGCCATACTTTGTATGTTTGCAGGACAT carries:
- the LOC100822374 gene encoding probable magnesium transporter NIPA4, which codes for MAAPASAAGLGGMSMDNAKGLVLAVSSSAFIGASFIVKKMGLRRAADSGVRAGYGGFSYLMEPLWWIGMISMIVGEIANFAAYAFAPAILVTPLGALSIIISAALAHSILQEKLHTFGILGCILCVVGSITIALHAPQERDIDSVREVWDLATEPAFLTYAAIVVVAALVLIYFVVPQHGQTNIMVYIGVCSLLGSLTVMSVKALGIALKLTFSGVNQLFYPQTWAFALIVATCVSTQLNYLNKALDTFNTAVVSPIYYVMFTSLTIIASVIMFKDWDRQNPTQIATEMCGFVTILSGTFLLHKTKDMNDSTGPTLSTRRAKRASQGGFAIEVLPLKYQDSVDDETLPLSLPKAENHYLMEEFPPRYKDLNMA